A part of Bacillota bacterium genomic DNA contains:
- the aroF gene encoding 3-deoxy-7-phosphoheptulonate synthase, whose amino-acid sequence MIIVLKPHATEQDIEELTENIKARGFGAHVSRGVERTIIGCIGVMDAEKATLSEQFYALPYVEQVIIISKPYKLVGRPFRPEGTVINVRGVQIGGNRLTIMAGPCTIESEEQLMETARFVKRMGAHILRGGAYKPSTSPYSFQGMGEEGLKLLAAAREETGLPIITEVMDTRDVELVAQYTDIFQVGTRNMTNFALLKEIGNTNMPVLLKRGWASLIEEWMQAAEYIASRGNYNIILCERGIRTFETYTRNTFDINAIPVAKEISHLPVIADPSHGTGKASLVPPIAAAAIAAGADGIIVEVHPQPERALKDGPQSLRFEAFEEMMQRLRAVASAVGRSI is encoded by the coding sequence TTGATTATCGTACTGAAACCCCATGCGACAGAACAAGACATCGAAGAGCTGACAGAGAACATCAAGGCGCGCGGGTTTGGCGCGCACGTGTCGCGCGGCGTCGAGCGCACCATCATCGGCTGTATCGGCGTCATGGACGCGGAGAAGGCGACGCTTTCCGAACAGTTTTACGCGCTGCCTTATGTAGAACAGGTTATCATTATCTCCAAACCCTACAAGCTGGTCGGGCGTCCTTTCCGACCGGAGGGTACCGTCATCAACGTCAGGGGGGTGCAAATCGGGGGCAATCGCCTGACGATAATGGCAGGTCCCTGCACCATCGAGTCGGAAGAGCAGCTGATGGAAACGGCTCGATTTGTCAAACGGATGGGTGCGCACATCCTGCGCGGCGGCGCGTATAAGCCCAGCACCTCTCCCTACTCGTTTCAGGGCATGGGCGAGGAAGGTCTCAAACTGCTTGCCGCCGCACGCGAAGAGACGGGATTGCCCATCATCACGGAGGTAATGGACACGCGCGATGTAGAACTGGTCGCGCAGTATACCGACATCTTTCAGGTGGGCACGCGCAATATGACCAACTTCGCCCTGCTGAAGGAGATTGGCAACACCAATATGCCCGTGTTACTCAAGCGCGGCTGGGCGTCCCTGATCGAGGAGTGGATGCAGGCGGCGGAGTACATCGCCTCACGAGGCAACTACAATATCATCCTGTGCGAGCGGGGTATCCGCACCTTTGAAACCTACACCCGCAACACTTTCGACATCAACGCCATTCCCGTTGCAAAGGAGATCTCGCACCTGCCTGTAATCGCGGACCCCTCACATGGCACAGGCAAGGCAAGTCTCGTGCCCCCCATAGCGGCAGCGGCGATTGCGGCGGGCGCAGATGGCATTATAGTGGAAGTGCACCCGCAGCCCGAACGCGCGCTGAAGGACGGACCGCAGTCCTTGCGCTTCGAGGCGTTCGAAGAGATGATGCAGAGGCTGCGTGCCGTTGCGTCTGCAGTGGGAAGAAGCATCTAG
- the aroA gene encoding 3-phosphoshikimate 1-carboxyvinyltransferase, with amino-acid sequence MSMVREIIPLSSPPDACVQLPGSKSITNRALLLAALCDQQVTIAHALHSEDTQVMQESLRRLGFVVERPDPETLTVLGAGGKIPASQADLWIANAGTAARFLTAMAALGEGTYRLDGTERMRQRPIQPLLDALNALGAEATSELGTGCPPVMVRARGLTGGSVSVRGNMSSQFLSALMMVAPCARQPVTIQIEGELVSAPFVQMTLRMMRQFGVDAQWEKERTRIVVPAPQRYHLTGDATYAVEPDATAASYFLAAAAITGGRVCVRGLNRASLQGDIRFVEILQQMGCLVRWLPDGIEVSGTDALRGVDADMSDISDTFITLAVVAPFADSPTRIRGVEHARYQESNRVSAVATELRRLGIDVEEHIDGLTIYPGTPQPGTVQTYNDHRIAMAFSIIGLRVPGIIIAEPECVQKTFPSFFEKLEELRGGAR; translated from the coding sequence ATGAGCATGGTACGCGAAATCATCCCCCTCTCCTCTCCACCTGACGCCTGCGTACAACTGCCCGGTTCCAAAAGCATCACCAACCGTGCGCTGTTGCTGGCGGCGCTGTGTGACCAGCAGGTAACTATTGCACACGCCCTCCACTCGGAGGACACGCAGGTTATGCAGGAGAGCCTGCGGCGATTGGGCTTCGTGGTTGAGCGACCAGACCCTGAGACGCTGACAGTGCTCGGTGCAGGCGGTAAGATACCCGCCTCTCAAGCAGACCTCTGGATTGCCAACGCAGGCACGGCGGCGAGGTTCCTGACGGCTATGGCGGCGCTGGGTGAGGGAACCTATCGGCTGGACGGCACAGAACGCATGCGCCAGCGTCCCATTCAGCCGCTGCTCGACGCCCTGAACGCACTGGGGGCAGAAGCGACTTCCGAGTTGGGCACAGGATGCCCTCCCGTGATGGTTCGGGCGCGTGGGCTGACAGGAGGGAGCGTATCGGTGCGTGGCAATATGAGCAGCCAATTTCTGTCTGCGCTGATGATGGTGGCTCCCTGCGCCAGACAGCCTGTGACCATACAGATCGAGGGCGAGCTGGTATCTGCCCCTTTCGTACAGATGACCCTCAGGATGATGCGGCAATTTGGCGTAGACGCGCAATGGGAAAAGGAGCGCACTCGCATTGTGGTCCCTGCCCCCCAACGATACCATCTGACAGGAGACGCAACCTACGCCGTAGAACCCGATGCCACAGCCGCTTCCTACTTCTTGGCGGCGGCGGCGATAACCGGCGGGCGCGTTTGTGTGCGGGGATTGAACAGGGCTTCCCTGCAGGGTGACATCCGCTTTGTGGAAATCCTGCAGCAGATGGGCTGTTTGGTGCGCTGGCTGCCCGATGGAATAGAGGTCAGCGGTACTGACGCGCTGCGTGGGGTAGATGCAGACATGTCGGACATCTCGGACACTTTTATCACGCTGGCGGTAGTTGCGCCCTTCGCCGATAGCCCCACCCGAATCCGCGGAGTGGAGCACGCCCGCTATCAGGAAAGCAACCGCGTGAGTGCGGTTGCCACCGAGCTGCGAAGGCTGGGCATCGATGTGGAAGAACATATCGACGGGTTAACCATCTATCCGGGCACGCCGCAGCCGGGCACGGTGCAGACGTACAATGACCACCGCATCGCGATGGCCTTCTCCATCATCGGGTTGCGCGTGCCGGGCATCATTATCGCCGAGCCAGAGTGCGTGCAAAAGACCTTCCCCAGCTTCTTTGAGAAGCTTGAAGAGTTACGAGGAGGCGCGAGATGA
- the cmk gene encoding (d)CMP kinase — protein MKQMVIAIDGPAGAGKSSVAKRVAQALGYRYLDTGALYRALAWKAMQRGLRPQDTRYIIEMTRETRVELQQHNGEQRVLVDGEDVTDAIRAPEVGNLASPISAIPEVREILLDWQREFGRQGGTVAEGRDTGTVVFPKAEVKIFLTASLDERARRRHKELLERGINISFEQVKLDMEARDQRDSTRHVAPLRPAPDAVVINTDHMSLGEVVEEVLRICRARFTNEAPPST, from the coding sequence ATGAAGCAGATGGTCATCGCCATCGACGGTCCAGCTGGCGCAGGCAAAAGCAGTGTGGCGAAGCGTGTGGCACAGGCACTGGGCTATCGGTATCTGGACACAGGCGCACTCTACCGGGCGCTGGCGTGGAAAGCAATGCAGCGTGGCTTGCGTCCACAGGATACCCGGTATATCATCGAGATGACGCGCGAAACGCGGGTGGAGCTGCAACAACACAACGGCGAGCAACGGGTGCTGGTGGATGGCGAGGACGTGACGGACGCTATCCGCGCGCCGGAGGTGGGGAACCTGGCATCGCCGATTTCCGCCATTCCCGAAGTGCGCGAGATCCTGCTGGACTGGCAGCGCGAATTCGGAAGGCAGGGGGGCACTGTTGCCGAGGGGCGCGATACCGGTACGGTGGTCTTCCCCAAAGCGGAGGTGAAGATATTCCTGACAGCCTCGCTGGACGAGCGCGCCCGCCGTCGCCACAAAGAGCTGCTGGAGCGCGGCATCAACATCTCCTTCGAGCAGGTCAAGCTGGACATGGAGGCACGCGACCAGCGTGATAGCACCCGTCATGTGGCACCGCTGCGCCCCGCACCCGACGCCGTGGTCATCAACACCGACCACATGAGCCTCGG
- a CDS encoding prephenate dehydrogenase: MAEAICERLCIIGVGLIGGSIGLAARQRGLAKHVVGVGRSAERLKTALQAGAIEEATTSLQEGVTGADMVVVCTPVGLIVPTIKLCLQWLPERCVVTDVGSVKSGIVQQATDLLGGRFVGGHPMAGSEQTGVQNARADLFEGTTWALTPNEKTSHDALQRVTALAEGVGARVLIADPDEHDRAVALTSHLPHAVALALVHVAENAPYPQLIGGSFRDGTRVAASSPDLWRDIFLHNREHVLWAIDEFAGQLQEVRSAIESEDAETIQRLFTEARMLRQAFGL, encoded by the coding sequence ATGGCGGAAGCGATTTGCGAACGGCTGTGCATCATCGGGGTCGGGTTGATTGGCGGCTCCATTGGGCTGGCAGCCCGCCAGCGCGGACTGGCGAAGCATGTGGTGGGCGTGGGACGCAGCGCGGAGCGGCTGAAAACGGCTTTGCAGGCGGGCGCAATCGAAGAAGCCACGACTTCGCTGCAGGAAGGCGTCACTGGTGCGGACATGGTGGTGGTATGCACACCGGTCGGGCTCATCGTGCCCACCATCAAGCTGTGCCTCCAGTGGCTCCCCGAACGGTGCGTGGTGACCGACGTTGGCTCCGTCAAGAGCGGCATCGTGCAACAGGCAACCGACCTGCTGGGCGGGCGTTTCGTCGGAGGGCACCCCATGGCAGGGTCTGAACAGACCGGAGTGCAGAATGCACGCGCCGACCTGTTCGAAGGCACTACGTGGGCGCTAACGCCCAACGAGAAAACCTCACACGATGCCTTGCAGAGGGTCACCGCGCTGGCGGAGGGAGTGGGAGCTCGCGTGCTCATCGCCGACCCCGACGAGCACGACCGCGCAGTGGCTCTGACCAGCCACCTGCCACACGCGGTGGCGCTGGCTCTGGTGCATGTGGCGGAGAATGCGCCTTATCCCCAGCTCATCGGAGGCAGCTTCCGTGACGGCACACGAGTCGCTGCCAGCTCCCCCGACCTCTGGCGCGACATCTTTCTGCACAACCGCGAACACGTGCTCTGGGCGATTGACGAGTTCGCGGGGCAGCTGCAGGAGGTGCGTTCTGCTATCGAGAGTGAGGACGCGGAGACCATCCAGCGCCTCTTTACCGAAGCACGGATGCTGCGACAGGCTTTCGGACTATGA